In Nicotiana tabacum cultivar K326 chromosome 21, ASM71507v2, whole genome shotgun sequence, one DNA window encodes the following:
- the LOC107800183 gene encoding protein BASIC PENTACYSTEINE2-like: protein MDGNGMNIRNWGFFEPPATVLKGHLGLQLMSSMDEKPLFGNIHDHHHHHHHHHNHQTHQPHHPTVMESTNGGAFHHHRVCGISETPMPIEYMRDSWVNHKDYRDKYLNVLSGNHHYLTGYGFLPETSSAQSMQIHEQPNLVKVEPDPQLEEVCQERDIGGLAKKRGAGKSQLLKSPKSKKAKKATRVPKVEATPSVPRARAPRKSAEVVINGITMDISVFPIPVCSCTGAAQQCYRWGCGGWQSACCTTNLSSYPLPMNTKRRGSRIAGRKMSLGAFTKVLEKLASEGYNFSNAIDLKPYWAKHGTNKFVTIR from the coding sequence ATGGATGGAAACGGTATGAATATACGAAATTGGGGTTTTTTCGAGCCACCTGCAACAGTCTTGAAGGGCCATTTGGGCCTGCAACTCATGTCCTCTATGGATGAGAAGCCCCTTTTTGGCAACATTCACGACCATCACCATCACCATCACCATCACCACAACCACCAAACCCACCAGCCTCACCATCCTACGGTTATGGAGTCGACTAATGGTGGTGCGTTTCATCACCATCGGGTTTGTGGGATCTCGGAGACCCCCATGCCCATTGAGTATATGAGGGATTCTTGGGTTAATCATAAAGACTATAGAGACAAGTATCTCAATGTGCTATCCGGAAACCACCACTATCTTACGGGTTATGGTTTTTTGCCTGAGACGTCTTCTGCTCAGTCCATGCAGATTCACGAGCAGCCAAACTTGGTAAAAGTTGAACCTGATCCTCAGCTGGAAGAGGTTTGTCAAGAAAGGGATATTGGTGGGCTTGCAAAGAAGAGGGGAGCTGGTAAATCACAACTGCTGAAGTCCCCTAAAAGTAAGAAGGCAAAGAAAGCTACTAGGGTCCCTAAAGTCGAGGCTACCCCATCTGTTCCACGGGCTAGAGCTCCCAGAAAAAGTGCAGAAGTCGTCATTAACGGTATTACTATGGATATTTCGGTATTTCCTATACCAGTTTGCTCATGCACTGGGGCAGCTCAGCAGTGTTATAGGTGGGGCTGTGGTGGTTGGCAATCGGCTTGCTGTACCACTAATTTATCTTCATATCCCTTGCCTATGAATACCAAAAGGCGTGGTTCAAGGATAGCAGGACGGAAGATGAGTTTGGGAGCGTTTACAAAGGTACTAGAGAAACTTGCTTCGGAAGGATATAACTTTTCTAACGCAATTGATCTGAAGCCTTACTGGGCAAAGCATGGTACAAACAAGTTTGTCACTATCAGATAG